CAGCTTTTCTACAAACGCCATGAGCGACAGCATTTGCCATTCCTTCCTGTAACATCTTAATCTTGTCGTAGTCCTCTATCTGATCATTAACAACGATGGTTTCGCCTTCTTCTGTTACAAGCTTTACCATTCGTCCGCCATTAGCTACCGCATTATAAAATGTCAACATCCCAATTGCACTATTTGGCATATCAGCCAAATATTCTGCAACCTTGTCGTCCATTCTTTCTCCTGTCATCTCCTGAGCAATTTCCTTAGCTATAGCAAAGGCCACTTGCGAACGATAACACAATGCATCATCCAATGTTATTTCGCCATAACCGCCTCGAGACCAATTGTGGTCCCTGACATCCTTGTAGATTCCACACCCTGTGTCAATAACATCATCTGGTACGAATAGTCCTGTTGACAATAAAGCGAGACATGTTGGTCCTGCCATCATGACACTTTGTTCTTCGTTGTATGTATCTTCAGTAGGAGTGAATCGCTTGCCATTTCTTTCTAAAGACACATGTGCTTTTATTGCACCCGTTGCTGATTCAACAACACACACAACACCTTTGGTACAACTGCGATCAGTCATTTTCTCTTGCAACAGTTCTCCGACAGCAGTCTCCAAGGCTTCATCCATTGTTTTTACAGGCATTGACAATTCTGGTTTACTTTCAGCTGTTAACGCATCATCCAGGAACTGTTGGTCAGTGCAACCGACAAGCGCCATTACTGAGGTAACTAATACGAATTGAATCTTTTTCATATGCTACAAATTTTGTTCACTATATACTTGTTTATATCTTCCCCATTCTAACGATTCTTTCAGCCTCTTTGCGCATCTTATCCAGTACTCTATAGTTCTCATCTATGTTTCTGAACTTGACCACAACCTTGGCGTTCTGGTCAATAAATCCATAGATCTCTATCTCTTCGTCATCTGTCATACCGAAGCCGTCCTCGTCCATATAATAGCGACCATCAGGATTGAGTTGCCAACTGACTTCAGCCACACCGTTCTTGAATTCACGTATGAAAGAAGGAAAATGGAAAGAGAGTGCCTTGGCTCTTCCCTGTACTTTTTCGGGAAGAACTTTCAGAGAATCCCAGTCAATATCCTCTTCAGTCACGGTAACCAAAAGCTGGTCTTTATCAATGAACTCGTAAGCGCACTTCGTATTATGATTAATGAGATAGCGTGGTTTCCACCATCCCCACATACTTTCATAAGTGACCGACATTCCTTCACCTAAGTCACTGGTCTTATATAAGCCATGTTTATAATCTTCTGTATTGAGCAATTCATACAGTTTCTTCTCCTCACCCATAATCAATGACATTTAAAGTTATACCCAACGTTTTATTTTCGTTCCAACTGTTTCATCTCATCCACGAGCCTCATGGAAGTATTCCATCCCCAGCCGTCTCTCTCCATTTTCCTACATATACTATAGACACGTTCCAAAGTCTTATTTTCCTCCTCTGTTCTTTCTTTGGAGGGAATGCGCAGGAGCCTCTGGTAATAGGCAATTGCACTTTGCACGTTTCTCATCTCGTCCATGTCCTTTTCCAAGGCTTTTATCTTGGTAGAGTCAAACTTCTCTGGATTGTTAAGGCATGTATCATACCTTTCTTGATATTGCCGATAGGTCAGTTCCGCATCAGCCGCCACTCTCTCCAAATAGCCATCGGTACGGTTCTCCCATATCTCCCACTTTTCCGTTTTGCTTTCTGGCTGTTCTTTGTTCCCACATTGTCCTGCTACCAGCCAAATAATCGCAAGTATAGCCAACAACACTACAACATAAGTTTTCTTCGTTCTCTTCATAGTCTTTTCGATTTTTAATTAGATAATAATGATGTCTTTACCTTATCGTGCAGCTCTTCTGGTAGCATACTCTTGTACCACATCTCTGAACCAGCTGGCACAAATATGGACTGCAAGGCATCTAAATCAAATGCATCTGGCATAATCTTTGTGTCTGTGCCTTTAATGACTACGGTTTTCAAGCTTGGGCAGCAAGAAAAAGCACCTTTAATAGATTCCAATCCATATAAACCCTCAAAAACGCGTGATTCCACTATAGAGACTGATTCTGGTATGACAACAGACGTTAACCTAACACATTTGGCAAACAATCCATTCTTCATCACATTCAATGACGCTTTATCCACAAACCCACTCACATCACCATGCACCACTCTGAGTATCATTTTACTCCCTTTGGGCAAAGGACAATTTTCCCATCCTGACTGCGTAGGATTAGGTTCAATGTTCTTTAGAACATCAAAAAGACGATGCAACGTGTCAATTTCTTTTTGACAACTGCGTTCAAAGAAGTGAAACACTTTCCTTGTCTCTGGCCACACCTTGTCAAACGAGGTCTGCATGATAATATCTTTCAGTATCATAAATCGTTACTGTTTATTGATGTTCCCAAACATAACTAACTCATCATTGATACTTTTCACGCAAAAATTAAGCTTTTTATTCATTCCGCAAAATATTTCAGTGCTTTTTCGCGCTGTGTATCAAGTATTTAATTCAAGTCTCCGCCTTTTTTATTTTACTACTTCCCCTTTACCGTTCACAATCACCTTGTCGTAATCAGTTAAGGCACAAAGGTACATGTCATAGCCTATTGCCTCAATATCCTTATACAGAGGCATCGTCACTTTTTGGCCATCAGCCGTCATCAGTCCCTCATAGCCATCACCAGCCGTGTATGCTCGCAGACGAGCTGTTGCCTGCAGGTGGTAAGAAGACATCTCCACCATGTTATTGTCGTTGTCGCCATATTCTGCTGGCTCATATCTCATCTCTTCCTTCTCATACTCCAACATGCGTACGTCAGTAATGCAGAAGTCGTTCATCAGATCTCCTTGCAGCGTGTACATCCGCAGGGTGTGGTCAGGCATCGTCACGTTGATTGTGCCTTCATAAATCATCAGCGAGCACTCCATTAGTGGGAGCACATACTTCAAGTCCCTGTTGAGCACAGCCATCTCCCTACCCTTCTGCACGCGCCAAAGATTATATTCGGCATCGCGTTCAATCTCTTTAAACACCGTTGAGAGCACAATCTGTCCCTTTCTGTCCATCAGTCCATAGTGTTCCCCATCTTTCGCTTTTATCACACAATAGCCCCAATGGAACACGTAGTCTGACAGTCCAGGCACATACTTCATCCCACTGTCAATGACCACCTTTCCTGTGGTATCGATAAACTTCATGTAGCCACCAATATCCACACACGCCAGTCCTTCGGAGAATACACAGGCATGGTCATACTTCGGCTCAATCACCTGCTCGCCCGTGAACTTATTGAAATACCCCTGTTTCTTCCCATTGCTGAAGCACACCAGCGTGTCCTTGTCTCCTGGCTCAGTGATACACTGTATATCCTTCACCGTCTTCTTACCCTTCAGCGTGTTATACACATAGCCCTCGCCACTGCACGCCTCATGGTAGT
This region of Prevotella sp. E13-27 genomic DNA includes:
- a CDS encoding leucine-rich repeat protein, whose translation is MILKDIIMQTSFDKVWPETRKVFHFFERSCQKEIDTLHRLFDVLKNIEPNPTQSGWENCPLPKGSKMILRVVHGDVSGFVDKASLNVMKNGLFAKCVRLTSVVIPESVSIVESRVFEGLYGLESIKGAFSCCPSLKTVVIKGTDTKIMPDAFDLDALQSIFVPAGSEMWYKSMLPEELHDKVKTSLLSN
- a CDS encoding WG repeat-containing protein, with translation MKKVSAKIFFAVMWRGLCQAFGWFFGLFGYKRDGKFAKCVWGLFAISVAVIMAIRAVMMVTEAVEYYYEEYYKEAHCYDPSCCYANYISEHVYYHEACSGEGYVYNTLKGKKTVKDIQCITEPGDKDTLVCFSNGKKQGYFNKFTGEQVIEPKYDHACVFSEGLACVDIGGYMKFIDTTGKVVIDSGMKYVPGLSDYVFHWGYCVIKAKDGEHYGLMDRKGQIVLSTVFKEIERDAEYNLWRVQKGREMAVLNRDLKYVLPLMECSLMIYEGTINVTMPDHTLRMYTLQGDLMNDFCITDVRMLEYEKEEMRYEPAEYGDNDNNMVEMSSYHLQATARLRAYTAGDGYEGLMTADGQKVTMPLYKDIEAIGYDMYLCALTDYDKVIVNGKGEVVK